The Micromonospora sp. WMMD961 genome has a segment encoding these proteins:
- a CDS encoding acetylornithine transaminase has protein sequence MSTLGQRWKQSMMDNYGTPPLALVSGAGAVVVDDAGREYLDLVGGIAVNALGHAHPAVVAAVSKQVATLGHVSNLYVAEPPVALAELLLALAGRPGRVFFANSGAEANEAAFKLSRRTGRTHVVATRGGFHGRTMGALALTGQPAKADPFRPLPGEVTHVDYGDVAALEEAVSDATAMVILEPIQGENGVVVPPAGYLAAARRITARHGALLVLDEVQTGIGRTGHWFAHQAEGVEPDVVTLAKGLGGGLPIGATLAFGPAADLLTPGSHGTTFGGNPVSCAAALAVVATIANEGLLDNVKRVGERLRRGIEALDHPLVAGVRGTGLLLGVALTAPVASVLADALREAGFLVNAVQPGVLRLAPPLILTAAQADAFVAALPAALDATTPAAAGTDTDLGGKAPLQGPKSSKISTPTTTTTTGTTV, from the coding sequence GTGAGCACGTTGGGGCAGCGCTGGAAGCAGTCCATGATGGACAACTACGGCACGCCGCCGCTGGCGCTGGTCTCCGGCGCCGGTGCCGTCGTGGTCGACGACGCCGGCCGGGAATATCTGGACCTGGTCGGTGGCATCGCGGTCAACGCCCTCGGTCACGCCCACCCGGCGGTGGTGGCGGCGGTGTCGAAGCAGGTGGCGACCCTCGGGCACGTGTCCAACCTCTACGTCGCCGAGCCGCCGGTCGCGCTGGCCGAGTTGCTGTTGGCGCTCGCCGGCCGACCTGGCCGGGTGTTCTTCGCCAACTCGGGCGCGGAGGCGAACGAGGCGGCGTTCAAACTCTCCCGGCGCACCGGCCGCACCCACGTGGTGGCCACCCGGGGCGGCTTCCACGGTCGCACCATGGGGGCCCTCGCGTTGACCGGCCAGCCGGCCAAGGCCGACCCGTTCCGGCCGCTGCCCGGCGAGGTGACCCACGTCGACTACGGCGACGTGGCCGCCCTGGAGGAGGCCGTCTCCGACGCCACCGCCATGGTGATCCTGGAGCCGATCCAGGGCGAGAACGGTGTGGTCGTCCCGCCGGCCGGCTATCTCGCCGCGGCACGGCGGATCACCGCCCGGCACGGGGCGTTGCTGGTCCTCGACGAGGTGCAGACCGGCATCGGTCGTACCGGGCACTGGTTCGCGCACCAGGCCGAGGGTGTGGAGCCGGACGTCGTCACCCTGGCCAAGGGTCTGGGCGGCGGGTTGCCCATCGGCGCCACGCTGGCCTTCGGCCCGGCCGCCGACCTGCTCACCCCCGGCTCGCACGGCACCACTTTCGGCGGCAACCCGGTCAGCTGCGCGGCGGCGCTCGCCGTGGTGGCGACCATCGCCAACGAAGGGCTGCTGGACAACGTCAAGCGGGTCGGTGAGCGGCTGCGCCGGGGCATCGAGGCGCTGGACCACCCACTGGTCGCCGGCGTACGCGGCACCGGGTTGCTGCTCGGCGTGGCGCTCACCGCGCCGGTGGCGTCGGTGCTCGCCGACGCTCTGCGGGAGGCCGGTTTCCTGGTGAACGCGGTGCAGCCGGGAGTGCTCCGGCTGGCCCCGCCACTGATTCTCACCGCAGCCCAGGCGGACGCCTTCGTCGCCGCACTGCCCGCCGCCCTGGACGCGACCACCCCGGCCGCCGCCGGAACCGACACAGATCTTGGAGGGAAAGCGCCCCTCCAGGGGCCGAAATCTTCCAAGATCTCGACGCCGACCACCACCACCACGACGGGGACGACCGTATGA
- the argF gene encoding ornithine carbamoyltransferase produces MTRHFLRDDDLSPAEQSTVLDLAARMKADRFGHRPLVGPRSVAVLFDKQSLRTRISFDAGIAELGGHPLVVDTQVTHFGRGESLSDAGRVLSRYVAAIVLRTHGDDRIAEVAAGASVPVVNALTDGFHPCQLLADLLTIRERCGGTAGRTLTYVGDGANNMAQSYLLAGATAGMHVRVAGPVGFAPDPAVVDRAARIAAGTGGSVRVLTDPTQAVRDADVLATDTWTSMGQESDGLDRITPFLPYQVNKELLGQAAPDAIVLHCLPAHRGEEITDEVLDGPQSAVFDQAENRLHAQKALLTFLLGTATGDAATGDTTTGDTTAGDTTAGGPR; encoded by the coding sequence ATGACCCGGCACTTCCTGCGCGACGACGACCTCTCGCCCGCCGAGCAGTCCACGGTCCTCGACCTGGCGGCGCGGATGAAGGCGGACCGGTTCGGCCACCGGCCGCTGGTCGGCCCCCGCTCGGTGGCGGTGCTGTTCGACAAGCAGAGCCTGCGGACCAGGATCTCGTTCGACGCCGGGATCGCCGAGTTGGGCGGGCACCCCCTCGTCGTGGACACGCAGGTCACCCACTTCGGCCGGGGCGAGTCCCTCTCCGACGCGGGGCGCGTGCTGTCGCGCTACGTCGCGGCCATCGTGCTGCGCACCCACGGCGACGACCGGATCGCCGAGGTGGCGGCGGGGGCCAGCGTGCCGGTGGTCAACGCGCTGACCGACGGTTTCCACCCGTGCCAACTGCTGGCCGACCTGCTCACCATCCGGGAGAGGTGTGGCGGCACGGCCGGTCGCACTCTGACGTACGTGGGGGACGGTGCGAACAACATGGCGCAGTCGTACCTGCTGGCCGGCGCGACGGCCGGGATGCACGTCCGGGTCGCCGGCCCGGTCGGGTTCGCGCCCGACCCGGCCGTGGTGGACCGGGCGGCCCGGATCGCCGCCGGGACCGGCGGATCGGTTCGGGTGTTGACCGACCCGACCCAGGCGGTACGCGACGCCGACGTGCTCGCCACCGACACCTGGACCTCGATGGGTCAGGAGTCCGACGGGCTGGACCGGATCACGCCCTTCCTCCCGTACCAGGTCAACAAGGAGCTGCTCGGTCAGGCCGCGCCGGACGCGATCGTGCTGCACTGCCTGCCGGCACACCGCGGCGAGGAGATCACCGACGAGGTGCTCGACGGCCCGCAGAGCGCGGTCTTCGACCAGGCAGAGAACCGGCTGCACGCCCAGAAGGCACTGCTGACGTTCCTGCTGGGAACCGCGACGGGGGACGCCGCGACTGGGGACACCACCACCGGTGACACCACCGCCGGCGACACCACCGCAGGCGGACCCCGATGA
- a CDS encoding arginine repressor, whose protein sequence is MTAPLTRAARHARIVELIRDKAIRSQTELADLLAADGVGVTQATLSRDLEELGAVKVRGGDGPAVYLIPEDGKRPLRDAEAAPARLMRLLHELLNGVDSSGNIAVLRTPPGAAQYLASALDRAGLPEIVGTIAGDDTILVVAREAVGGAALGEKLAGWARRDDNVEGNATS, encoded by the coding sequence ATGACCGCCCCGCTGACCCGCGCGGCCCGGCACGCCCGGATCGTGGAGCTGATCCGCGACAAGGCCATCCGGTCGCAGACCGAGCTGGCCGACCTGCTCGCCGCCGACGGTGTGGGCGTCACCCAGGCCACCCTCTCGCGGGACCTCGAAGAGCTGGGCGCGGTCAAGGTGCGCGGCGGCGACGGCCCGGCCGTCTACCTCATCCCCGAGGACGGCAAACGACCGCTGCGCGACGCCGAGGCCGCGCCGGCCCGGCTGATGCGGCTGCTGCACGAGCTGCTCAACGGCGTCGACTCCAGCGGCAACATCGCCGTGTTGCGTACCCCGCCGGGCGCAGCCCAGTACCTGGCCAGCGCGTTGGACCGGGCGGGCCTGCCCGAGATCGTCGGCACCATCGCCGGCGACGACACCATCCTCGTCGTGGCCCGCGAGGCCGTCGGTGGGGCCGCGCTCGGCGAAAAGCTCGCCGGCTGGGCCCGACGGGACGACAACGTCGAAGGGAACGCCACGTCATGA
- a CDS encoding argininosuccinate synthase, whose protein sequence is MSERVVLAYSGGLDTSVAIPYLAEQTGAEVIAVAVDVGQGGEDLGAIRQRALDCGAVESEVVDARDEFAAGYCLPAIRANALYMDRYPLVSALSRPLIVKHLVAAARAHGGTIVSHGCTGKGNDQVRFEVGLNALAPDLKIIAPARDFAWSRDKAIAFAEERGLPIDVSARSPYSIDQNLWGRAVETGFLEDIWNAPVEDLYSYTADPAQDRDADEVVITFDAGVPVAVDGETVTPYQAILELNRRAGAHGVGRLDMVEDRLVGIKSREVYEAPGAIALITAHQELEAVTVERDLARFKKSVDQRWGELVYDGLWFSPLKDSLDAFIDDAQRHVSGEVRMTLHGGRATVTGRRSEASLYDFQMATYDTGDTFDQSLAKGFVQLWGLPSRLAAARDARLGGGAQ, encoded by the coding sequence ATGAGTGAACGGGTCGTCCTCGCGTACTCCGGAGGGCTGGACACGTCCGTCGCCATTCCGTACCTGGCCGAGCAGACCGGTGCCGAGGTGATCGCGGTCGCGGTCGACGTCGGTCAGGGCGGGGAGGACCTCGGCGCGATCCGGCAGCGTGCCCTGGACTGTGGCGCCGTCGAGTCGGAGGTGGTCGACGCGCGGGACGAGTTCGCCGCCGGGTACTGCCTGCCGGCCATCCGGGCCAACGCCCTCTACATGGACCGCTACCCGCTGGTGTCGGCGCTGTCCCGGCCGTTGATCGTGAAGCACCTGGTGGCGGCGGCGCGGGCGCACGGCGGCACGATCGTGTCGCACGGCTGCACCGGCAAGGGCAACGACCAGGTCCGGTTCGAGGTGGGCCTGAACGCGCTCGCCCCCGACCTGAAGATCATCGCGCCGGCTCGGGACTTCGCGTGGAGCCGGGACAAGGCGATCGCCTTCGCCGAGGAGCGAGGGCTGCCGATCGACGTGTCGGCGAGGTCGCCGTACTCCATCGACCAGAACCTCTGGGGTCGCGCGGTGGAGACCGGCTTCCTGGAGGACATCTGGAACGCCCCGGTCGAGGACCTCTACTCGTACACTGCCGATCCGGCGCAGGACCGCGACGCCGACGAGGTCGTGATCACCTTCGACGCCGGCGTACCGGTGGCGGTCGACGGTGAGACGGTCACCCCGTACCAGGCGATCCTTGAGCTCAACCGGCGTGCCGGCGCCCACGGCGTCGGCCGGCTCGACATGGTCGAGGACCGCCTGGTGGGCATCAAGAGCCGTGAGGTGTACGAGGCGCCCGGCGCGATCGCGTTGATCACCGCCCACCAGGAGTTGGAGGCGGTGACAGTGGAGCGGGACCTGGCCCGCTTCAAGAAGAGCGTCGACCAACGGTGGGGCGAACTCGTCTACGACGGCCTGTGGTTCTCGCCGTTGAAGGACTCGTTGGACGCGTTCATCGACGACGCGCAACGACACGTCAGCGGCGAGGTCCGGATGACCCTGCACGGCGGCCGGGCCACTGTCACCGGCCGGCGCTCCGAGGCGAGCCTCTACGACTTTCAGATGGCCACCTACGACACCGGCGACACCTTCGACCAGTCCCTGGCCAAGGGTTTCGTGCAGCTGTGGGGGCTGCCGAGCCGGCTGGCCGCCGCCCGGGACGCCCGGCTGGGCGGTGGCGCGCAGTGA
- the argH gene encoding argininosuccinate lyase → MGDVDDKSLTENSAATNRTSLWGGRFAGGPAEALARLSVSVQFDWRLAPYDIAGSRAHARVLAGAGLLDPEELGRILAALDDLEAACASGAFRPTIDDEDVHTALERGLLERLGSLGGKLRAGRSRNDQVATDLRLYLRDHARGVASRLVELAEALVEQAERHIDTAAPGMTHLQHAQPVTFGHWLLAHVQPLLRDLERLRDWDHRAAVSPLGAGALAGSGLPLDPVAVAKELGFRTSFANSMDAVADRDFVAEFLFTTAMIGVHLSRLGEEVVLWTSHEFGWVELDDSFATGSSIMPQKKNADIAELARGKSGRLIGGLVTVLTMLKGLPMTYDRDMQEDKEPAFDAVDTLELLLPALAGMISTMSVRVDRLVAAAPVGFSLATEVADWLVRRNVPFRDAHEITGRLVALCAARECELEDVSDDDLAAISGHLDPSVRDVLSVRSALAARTTPGSTGPGPVADQLAAAADRLTGWREWATESVVPR, encoded by the coding sequence ATGGGCGACGTGGACGACAAGAGCCTGACCGAGAACAGCGCCGCCACCAACCGGACGAGTCTGTGGGGTGGCCGGTTCGCCGGCGGTCCCGCCGAGGCGCTCGCCCGACTGTCGGTGAGCGTGCAGTTCGACTGGCGCCTGGCCCCGTACGACATCGCCGGCTCCCGGGCGCACGCCCGGGTCCTCGCCGGCGCCGGCCTGCTCGACCCGGAGGAGCTGGGTCGGATCCTGGCCGCGTTGGACGACCTGGAGGCCGCCTGCGCCTCCGGGGCGTTCCGCCCCACCATCGACGACGAGGACGTGCACACGGCGCTGGAGCGCGGTCTGCTGGAGCGCCTCGGCAGCCTCGGCGGCAAGCTGCGGGCCGGCCGGTCCCGCAACGACCAGGTCGCCACCGACCTGCGGCTGTACCTGCGTGACCACGCCCGGGGCGTGGCCAGCCGCCTCGTCGAGCTGGCCGAGGCGTTGGTCGAGCAGGCCGAGCGGCACATCGACACCGCCGCGCCCGGCATGACCCACCTCCAGCACGCCCAGCCGGTCACCTTCGGGCACTGGCTGCTCGCCCACGTGCAGCCGCTGTTGCGGGACCTGGAGCGGCTACGCGACTGGGACCACCGGGCGGCCGTCAGCCCGCTCGGCGCGGGTGCCCTCGCCGGTTCCGGGCTGCCCCTGGACCCGGTGGCCGTGGCCAAGGAGCTGGGCTTCCGTACGTCGTTCGCCAACTCCATGGACGCGGTCGCCGACCGGGACTTCGTCGCCGAGTTCCTCTTCACCACCGCCATGATCGGGGTGCACCTGTCCCGACTCGGCGAGGAGGTGGTGCTCTGGACGTCGCACGAGTTCGGCTGGGTGGAGCTGGACGACTCGTTCGCCACCGGTTCGTCGATCATGCCGCAGAAGAAGAACGCGGACATCGCCGAGCTGGCGCGCGGCAAGTCCGGGCGGCTGATCGGTGGCCTGGTCACCGTCCTCACCATGCTCAAGGGCCTGCCGATGACGTACGACCGGGACATGCAGGAGGACAAGGAGCCGGCCTTCGACGCGGTCGACACCCTGGAGCTGCTGCTGCCGGCCCTGGCGGGAATGATCTCCACGATGTCGGTCCGGGTGGACCGTCTCGTCGCCGCCGCCCCGGTCGGGTTCTCCCTGGCCACCGAGGTTGCCGACTGGCTGGTCCGGCGCAACGTGCCGTTCCGCGACGCGCACGAGATCACCGGCCGGTTGGTGGCGCTCTGCGCGGCCCGGGAATGCGAGCTGGAGGACGTCTCCGACGACGACCTGGCCGCGATCAGCGGGCACCTCGACCCGTCGGTGCGCGACGTGCTCTCGGTCCGCTCGGCCCTCGCGGCCCGCACCACCCCCGGCTCCACCGGCCCCGGCCCGGTCGCCGACCAGCTCGCCGCCGCCGCCGACCGGTTGACCGGCTGGCGGGAGTGGGCCACCGAGTCGGTCGTTCCGCGCTGA
- a CDS encoding MmcQ/YjbR family DNA-binding protein, giving the protein MERAEMLAYCLAKPGAWLDRPWEGDEVVKVGSRIFAFLGNGAGEPTVGVKCGPTREMADEWLHRHPHDARVMAYIGRSGWNTLRLDGGIDAEELTEAVDGSYEMVVAKLPKRERPTV; this is encoded by the coding sequence ATGGAGCGCGCGGAGATGCTGGCGTACTGCCTGGCCAAGCCGGGGGCATGGCTGGACCGGCCGTGGGAGGGCGACGAGGTGGTGAAGGTCGGCAGCCGGATCTTCGCGTTCCTCGGCAACGGTGCGGGTGAGCCGACGGTCGGCGTCAAGTGCGGGCCGACCCGGGAGATGGCCGACGAGTGGCTGCACCGGCACCCCCACGACGCCCGGGTGATGGCCTACATCGGCCGCTCCGGGTGGAACACGCTGCGCCTGGACGGCGGGATCGACGCCGAGGAGTTGACCGAGGCGGTCGACGGGTCGTACGAGATGGTGGTTGCCAAGCTCCCGAAGCGGGAGCGCCCGACGGTCTGA
- a CDS encoding GNAT family N-acetyltransferase, which translates to MSPADLTKIAELVEAEVNYRLDAAVPEPTRRALGITTGRIGGGTTVSVRNDPTGGIFNKSLGLGVTESVTDKVISEVLDFHRTHGSPMAHIQIAPELLPSEWADIRAGHGLEPGGELVRFAAEVGDVKPAGTDLRVGLVGAQETDEWAARLWEFFGVPDQHLIEVFAAVARTDGFQAFAAWDGDQMVGVANLFLHGKSAHLNSGATRESHRRRGVQSALIAARAEHAAAAGCRWLVSEVGKPEVEGTNPSLNNMARAGFTRLYDRRNWIWRPATTLVTASRS; encoded by the coding sequence ATGTCACCAGCTGACCTGACCAAGATCGCCGAGCTCGTCGAGGCGGAGGTGAACTACCGACTGGACGCCGCCGTACCCGAGCCGACCCGCCGAGCGCTCGGCATCACCACCGGCCGGATCGGCGGCGGAACAACGGTCTCCGTTCGCAACGACCCGACGGGTGGCATCTTCAACAAGTCCCTGGGGCTCGGTGTCACCGAATCGGTTACCGACAAGGTGATCAGCGAGGTGCTCGACTTCCACCGGACGCACGGCAGCCCGATGGCCCACATCCAGATCGCCCCGGAACTCCTGCCGAGCGAATGGGCCGACATACGTGCCGGCCACGGCCTCGAACCGGGCGGCGAGCTGGTCCGATTCGCGGCGGAGGTGGGCGACGTCAAGCCCGCCGGCACGGATCTGCGCGTCGGGCTGGTCGGTGCGCAGGAGACCGACGAGTGGGCGGCGCGGCTCTGGGAGTTCTTCGGCGTGCCCGACCAGCACCTGATCGAGGTGTTTGCCGCCGTGGCCCGGACCGACGGCTTCCAGGCGTTCGCCGCGTGGGACGGTGACCAGATGGTCGGCGTGGCCAACCTCTTCCTGCACGGGAAGTCGGCCCACCTCAACTCCGGAGCGACCCGGGAGAGCCACCGCCGCCGTGGCGTGCAGTCGGCCCTGATCGCCGCCCGAGCCGAACACGCGGCGGCAGCCGGTTGCCGTTGGCTCGTCAGCGAGGTCGGCAAGCCCGAGGTCGAGGGTACGAACCCGTCACTGAACAACATGGCCAGGGCCGGATTCACCCGGCTCTACGACCGCCGGAACTGGATCTGGCGGCCGGCGACCACCCTCGTGACGGCATCGCGCTCGTGA
- a CDS encoding GMC family oxidoreductase N-terminal domain-containing protein, producing MPGYDYIVVGGGSAGSVIAARLSVRLSVRVLLLEAGSRELPALSAVPAAWPALMNSPANWGDVSVPHAQTGATLLQPRGRGLGGSSAINGMIFLRAHRSSYDAWSKAGADGWGYDDLLPYFQRTERTRDRNAAIRGQEGPMQVAPAASVHPLMAAAGEAAVEAGHPRAVDFSNGLEDGVGLFDLNIVDGVRQTAADAYLRPVLHRPNLHVVTDAVVHRLVFDGNRCVGVDYTVAGETKSAQCSGEVVLTAGTTGSAQLLMLSGIGPEEHLREVGVDVLVDAPEVGANYHDHPTTTVTYTSSREVPGSAGNHAEVGVRLRSDPALAVPDVQLILSEAPLSPLAPQVEYGHGYSFLVSLMNPRSRGTIRLSGAAPEAPLLLDPNCYADPRDLDAMIGGLRAARQIGAAPALAPWRGEEVVPGPINDDATLRQYIQESLVVYWHPVGSCRMGSDPTSVVDEELRVRGVTGLRIADASVMPSIPAANTHATVLAVAERAADLIRGLTRP from the coding sequence ATGCCTGGTTATGACTACATCGTGGTGGGCGGCGGCTCAGCCGGATCGGTGATCGCGGCACGGCTGTCCGTACGCCTCTCCGTACGGGTACTGCTCCTGGAGGCCGGGAGCAGGGAATTGCCGGCCCTGAGCGCCGTACCGGCGGCGTGGCCCGCCCTCATGAACTCGCCCGCCAACTGGGGAGACGTTTCGGTGCCGCACGCGCAGACCGGCGCGACGCTCCTGCAGCCACGGGGGCGCGGGCTCGGCGGCTCCTCGGCCATCAACGGCATGATCTTCCTCCGCGCCCACCGGTCGAGCTACGACGCCTGGTCGAAGGCGGGCGCGGACGGCTGGGGCTACGACGACCTGCTGCCGTACTTCCAGCGCACCGAGCGGACGCGGGACAGGAACGCGGCCATCCGCGGCCAGGAGGGCCCGATGCAGGTAGCTCCTGCGGCTTCCGTGCACCCGCTGATGGCGGCGGCAGGAGAGGCAGCCGTGGAGGCGGGACACCCGCGTGCCGTCGACTTCTCCAATGGGCTGGAAGACGGAGTCGGCCTGTTCGACCTCAACATCGTCGACGGCGTACGCCAGACCGCCGCCGACGCCTACCTCCGGCCGGTCCTGCACCGGCCGAACCTCCACGTGGTGACGGACGCAGTGGTCCACCGGCTTGTCTTCGACGGTAACCGGTGCGTCGGCGTCGACTACACCGTCGCGGGCGAAACGAAGTCGGCGCAGTGCTCCGGTGAGGTGGTGTTGACGGCGGGCACGACCGGCTCGGCACAGCTCCTGATGCTCTCCGGGATCGGCCCCGAGGAGCATCTGCGCGAGGTCGGTGTCGACGTGCTGGTGGACGCGCCCGAGGTCGGCGCGAACTACCACGACCACCCCACCACCACCGTCACCTACACCTCATCGCGAGAGGTACCCGGCAGTGCCGGAAACCACGCCGAGGTGGGTGTACGCCTGCGCAGCGACCCCGCCCTGGCCGTGCCCGACGTGCAGCTCATCCTCAGCGAGGCGCCGCTGTCGCCGCTGGCTCCGCAGGTCGAATACGGCCACGGATACTCCTTCCTCGTCTCGCTGATGAACCCACGCAGCCGCGGCACGATCCGCCTCTCCGGCGCCGCCCCGGAGGCGCCCCTGCTGCTCGACCCCAACTGCTACGCCGACCCCCGTGACCTCGACGCCATGATCGGGGGACTGCGCGCGGCCCGTCAGATCGGTGCGGCACCCGCGCTCGCCCCGTGGCGAGGCGAGGAGGTGGTCCCAGGACCGATCAACGATGACGCGACCCTGCGCCAGTACATCCAGGAGAGCCTCGTCGTCTACTGGCACCCGGTCGGCTCCTGCCGGATGGGGTCGGACCCGACCTCGGTGGTCGACGAGGAGTTGCGGGTCAGGGGAGTCACCGGGCTGCGTATCGCCGACGCGTCCGTCATGCCCTCCATCCCGGCGGCCAACACGCATGCGACCGTGCTGGCCGTGGCCGAACGGGCGGCGGATCTCATCAGGGGCCTCACCCGCCCGTGA